A region of Dioscorea cayenensis subsp. rotundata cultivar TDr96_F1 chromosome 5, TDr96_F1_v2_PseudoChromosome.rev07_lg8_w22 25.fasta, whole genome shotgun sequence DNA encodes the following proteins:
- the LOC120261377 gene encoding LOW QUALITY PROTEIN: C2 and GRAM domain-containing protein At5g50170 (The sequence of the model RefSeq protein was modified relative to this genomic sequence to represent the inferred CDS: deleted 1 base in 1 codon), which produces MRLYVYVLEARGFPAVKASDGVYTKLQVGKHKTRTRTVKNGTDQVAWNEEFVFRLEDENADVELEVNAVGGELLGTVQVPLRLVLDDGAWALPPTWFPLRSNHAGGSKSPGKILLTISVCGWSNGHKASSPKGFFHNTSVQEQTDGVVRASNIHAEIDTMGTMGIDRPKFASEQTQIAQTLDSSLVQSFSQKNEENPRASSSNSDPLVPSATFEKALNAMQSEDETEMPDNLQGGILLEQTYIVDSKDLNLYLFGPDSHFKRDLAELEGITDFQEGPWTWTCAERTCLRRTLTYTKASKLVKAVKAREEQTYVKADGRSFAVSTCVVTPDVPCGNCFEVDLLYKIMPATPLSSGEPLSHLVISWNVNFHQSTLMKGMIESNARQGLKESYEKFADLLAQNIKPVDSAELTLDKERLLAPLQLDHRSDWELAREYFVNFTLLSFLFMALYVLLHILLSKLGRVGGLEFNGLDLPDSFGELITCGILVLQGVRVYNMMSHFVQARLQRGSDHGVKAQGDGWLLTVALIEGSNLMSVASNELADPYVVFSCNGKTRTSSVQLQTRDPQWNEVLEFDAMPEPPSVLDLEVLDFDGPFGLAVPLGHVEINFLKHTSEELADIWIPLDGKLAQTSQSQLHLRIFLENTKGDETIREYLRKMEKEVGKKINLQSPHKNATFQKIFVLPPEEFLINDFSCYLKRKLPLQGRLFLSARIVAFYANFFGHKTKFFFLWEDIEDIKMMPPSLATVGSPALLFVLKIGRGHDARLGSKSCDEEGRLKFQFQSFASFGKASRTIMALWRARTLTFEQQAKLEEDHLFRGDKSPQIENMDSVSCGEDNKLSKCFQTDVPLQITLLMKIFDGGHIEKKIMEKVGCVGYSVTQWESAGPDSHERHINYKFNHIMSIFGGEVDSMQKRTPTPDCNGWSIEEVMTLHNVPFSEHFHIHLRYQIWTVAAEDAIAKVSVGVLWTKKNKFHKRITKNICDKLCHRSQEIFEVAEDELLSAKAQEHVT; this is translated from the exons ATGAGGCTCTACGTGTACGTCCTGGAAGCTCGGGGCTTTCCTGCCGTGAAGGCCTCCGATGGTGTCTACACGAAGCTGCAGGTTGGGAAGCACAAGACGAGGACCAGGACGGTGAAGAATGGCACCGACCAAGTGGCATGGAACGAGGAGTTTGTGTTCCGGTTGGAGGATGAGAATGCTGATGTGGAGCTCGAGGTTAATGCTGTTGGTGGAGAGCTTCTTGGGACCGTCCAGGTTCCTCTCCGCTTGGTTCTGGATGATGGTGCCTGGGCATTGCCGCCTACTTGGTTTCCCCTTCGATCCAACCATGCTGGGGGTTCCAAATCCCCAG GAAAAATACTACTGACCATATCAGTGTGTGGCTGGTCTAATGGTCATAAGGCTTCTTCTCCCAAAGGCTTTTTTCACAACACCAGTGTGCAGGAGCAGACAGACGGAGTGGTTAGAGCTTCCAACATTCATGCCGAGATAGACACCATGGGAACCATGGGCATTGATAGACCCAAATTTGCTTCTGAACAAACACAGATTGCACAAACTCTTGATAGTTCTTTGGTTCAAagtttttcccaaaaaaatgaagaaaacccTAGAGCAAGTTCAAGCAATAGTGATCCACTAGTTCCTTCTGCTACTTTTGAGAAAGCACTTAATGCCATGCAATCTGAAGATGAAACTGAAATGCCTGATAATCTTCAAGGTGGTATTCTTCTTGAACAAACATATATTGTAGATTCTAAAGACTTGAACCTGTATCTTTTTGGACCCGATTCACACTTCAAGAGAGATTTGGCAGAATTAGAGGGCATAACAGATTTCCAGGAGGGGCCTTGGACATGGACATGCGCAGAACGAACTTGTTTAAGAAGAACATTGACTTACACAAAAGCTAGTAAACTTGTTAAAGCTGTGAAAGCAAGAGAAGAACAAACATACGTCAAAGCAGATGGAAGAAGCTTTGCAGTATCAACCTGCGTGGTTACACCAGATGTACCATGTGGTAACTGTTTCGAGGTTGATTTGCTCTACAAGATCATGCCTGCCACACCATTATCATCAGGTGAACCATTGTCTCATCTAGTAATATCCTGGAATGTAAATTTTCACCAGAGCACTCTAATGAAGGGCATGATTGAGAGTAATGCTCGTCAGGGACTCAAGGAGAGCTATGAGAAATTTGCTGATTTGCTTGCCCAAAATATCAAGCCTGTGGATTCTGCAGAGCTTACATTGGACAAGGAGCGCTTGTTGGCTCCATTGCAGCTAGATCACCGGTCGGATTGGGAGCTGGCTAGggaatattttgttaatttcactctactttctttccttttcatggCTCTCTATGTTCTTCTGCACATTCTCTTATCAAAGCTTGGTAGAGTGGGAGGACTGGAGTTTAATGGTCTTGACTTGCCAGACTCTTTTGGAGAGTTGATTACATGTGGTATCTTGGTTCTTCAGGGAGTGCGTGTCTACAATATGATGTCACATTTTGTACAGGCAAGACTTCAGAGAG GTAGTGATCATGGGGTCAAAGCACAAGGTGATGGTTGGCTTCTGACTGTAGCGTTGATAGAAGGAAGTAACTTGATGTCAGTGGCTTCAAATGAACTTGCGGATCCCTACGTCGTCTTCAGCTGCAATGGCAAAACCAGAACAAGTTCAGTTCAACTTCAGACACGTGATCCTCAATGGAATG AGGTATTGGAGTTTGATGCGATGCCCGAGCCACCATCTGTTTTAGATTTAGAAGTTTTGGATTTTGATGGCCCATTTGGTTTAGCAGTCCCCCTTGGCCATGTGGAGATCAATTTTCTGAAGCATACCTCTGAAGAATTAGCTGATATCTGGATTCCTCTTGATGGAAAACTTGCTCAAACATCTCAGAGCCAGCTGCATTTGAGAATTTTCCTAGAAAATACGAAAGGAGATGAAACCATTAGAGAATATCTTAGAAAGATGGAGAAGGAAGTGGGGAAGAAG ATAAATCTTCAGTCACCTCACAAGAATGCAACATTTCAAAAGATCTTTGTGTTGCCACCAGAAGAATTTCTCATCAATGATTTCTCCTGTTACTTGAAGAGAAAATTGCCATTGCAG GGAAGGCTTTTCCTTTCAGCTAGAATTGTAGCAttttatgctaatttttttggtcataaaaccaaatttttCTTTCTCTGGGAAGACATTGAAGATATTAAAATGATGCCCCCATCCTTGGCAACAGTAGGCAGTCCAGCCCTATTATTTGTTCTGAAGATTGGTCGAGGCCATGATGCTAGGCTTGGTTCTAAGTCTTGCGATGAAGAAGGAAGGttgaaatttcaatttcaatcaTTTGCGTCCTTTGGTAAAGCAAGCAG GACAATCATGGCTTTATGGAGGGCCAGAACCTTGACATTTGAGCAGCAAGCAAAGCTAGAGGAAGACCATCTTTTTCGTGGTGATAAGTCACCCCAAATTGAGAATATGGACTCTGTTTCTTGCGGTGAAGATAATAAGCTTTCGAAGTGCTTTCAAACAGATGTTCCTTTACAA ATCACGTTACTCATGAAAATATTTGATGGTGGgcatatagaaaagaaaataatggagAAAGTTGGATGCGTTGGTTATTCAGTTACACAATGGGAATCTGCAGGACCTGATTCCCATGAAAGGCATATTAATTATAAGTTCAACCACATTATGTCGATATTCGGTGGTGAAGTGGATAGCATGCAGAAGA